In Nostoc piscinale CENA21, the genomic stretch CAACTCTTCTTGAAAAGATTGGGGAACAGGAAAATCTAATTCCAGCATAAAATTAGACTGGATATATTTGATTTGAAATTTCTTGATGACTGTACTAATACTTTTATAATTACTAAATGCCATATTAATCGAACTTGTTAGCTTAAACATCAGTAACTAGGAAATAATTTAACATAGATAAAGTTTAGCTAAATTGAGTCATGTCTGAGTTCAAAGAAAATATTGCTACTTTCGCCAGACAGTTTGTTCCCTCTTATCGATTCATTCGCACCCACGAATCTACACTTGGTAACAGTCATGAACTGCAAACAGAACTAAAGCCTCACTCAATTAAGGTTTTAACCTGGAATATTGCTAAAAATAACTTTGAAAAAACTTGGTTTAAAGATTTTTATCGCATTCTGCGACAGCACCAACCTGATTTAATCTTCTGCCAAGAGGTCAGAATGGGTGTAGGCGTGGAACAAATTATTGGGTTTAATAAATTGAGTTGGGCTTATGCGCCTAATTTTATTGATACCCATCATCAAACTTACTCAGGAATTTTAACAGCAGCTAATATCAGTCCTCTCAGCAAAAAAGCTATAGTTACTAAACACTATGAACCTTTAGTAAACACGCCCAAGGTTTCATTAATTACAGAATATTCTTTATCTCACCAGCACAAAACACTGTTAACTATTAATAGTCACTTAATTAATTTTGTAGATTTAAGCAAGTTTAAAACTCAATTACAAGAAATAGAGTTAGCATTATCTACACATCACGGGCCGATTATTTTTGCTGGTGATTTCAATACTTGGAACCGTCAAAGAGCCATACTTTTAGATAAAGCTGTAACTAAATTAGGGTTACAGTCGGTAGAATTTGCACCACATGAAAGTAAAAAGATTAAAAGGTTCCTTTTGTCACCCCCCCTAGATTATATTTTTTATCGAGGATTAACTGAAAGGTCAGCTAGTGCCAAAGTTTTAGACGAAATTAATTCATCCGATCACAAGCCATTGCTGGCAGAATTTAGTTATGTCGATATGTAAGAAATAAAGATGCTTGTAGACATTAGCATCCTCACTTTTTTTAGTGCAGCTACCGTTGTTGTTCATGCCTTGGGAATTGCCCATGCTGCCCATGCGGTAATGACTGTACGTTCTTCCCGTGGTGCGATCGCCTGGAGT encodes the following:
- a CDS encoding endonuclease/exonuclease/phosphatase family protein, yielding MSEFKENIATFARQFVPSYRFIRTHESTLGNSHELQTELKPHSIKVLTWNIAKNNFEKTWFKDFYRILRQHQPDLIFCQEVRMGVGVEQIIGFNKLSWAYAPNFIDTHHQTYSGILTAANISPLSKKAIVTKHYEPLVNTPKVSLITEYSLSHQHKTLLTINSHLINFVDLSKFKTQLQEIELALSTHHGPIIFAGDFNTWNRQRAILLDKAVTKLGLQSVEFAPHESKKIKRFLLSPPLDYIFYRGLTERSASAKVLDEINSSDHKPLLAEFSYVDM